Within Dermacentor albipictus isolate Rhodes 1998 colony chromosome 3, USDA_Dalb.pri_finalv2, whole genome shotgun sequence, the genomic segment AGAGAGCGTAAAGCAAACAGCAATTCGGCGTAGGCGCCGTTTGGCAGCGAAATCTTCTTTCTTTGGCCATCCTCCAGGATAACGAGGCAAACTGTGCCTGCCATAACTGTACGACCGCACTGAAAAGTGCGCGAGGAAGTGGCGGGCACCAGCGCGAACCGAAAGAGGCGCCTAAAGTTCCTATATCTAACGCAAAAAATATCAAGGGACTTGGCATATAGGCGCCAAACCGCGAAATGACGCTACCACAGCGCCGCCTGCGAGAAGTATCGCAATCCGAAACTggtgttttggtttcgattgtcgTTTTTATAATTTCGAGTGTCGTCTTCCTTTGAACTTATGGGTCAAGTTATTTGTTGAAATTGTCGATGATGGCCTCTTTCCGTAATTCTTCCCTTTGTTAGTTCCGGCCAAACTCTGATTCCGCATgtttaaatgcatgtaaaacgcagaaatgcttttctgcgATAACCACCGGGtcgatcttaatgaaatttgttaaatttgagagaaaaaagttagaaaatagtgactattggaagcaaAATTGTAATGTAGGGCCtgatatttatttgtttttattttcaaaaattgGTCAGCTTGAAAATTTTACAAATGTAATTAATCACTTAAGCAATTAATGATCCCGTCAAGTAATCAACGAACCGGTCATTTGATTCGTTAATTATGATTTAATTCGTTGATTAGTGTCAATGATTcgttaattaagtaattaattaaacttAACTTTGTTAACCGGGCGGCCAGTTGAGCTGACGTTAATTCTTGCTGCGTTCAGTTCAGACAAAAAAGCACGACGTACGTGATGTAGAATCTATTGGTACAGCAGCGTATCGAAATTTCCGTTGTTACAGCACGCAGTAACGATCGACGGCATCGTATATCGATGTGATTCTGTGCTGCGTGATTGCCGAGTTCTCGCACGTAAATGTGAGCGATGGAGGGTAAGTTAGATGCAGTGGTTCATAAACATTTCATTGGTTTCTTGTGGGGCTCTCTGCACGTGCAGTGCAGCACCTGTCGGTCGGCATatgagaaagagggggggggggtcgtcttgatcttttttttttttatatactacAAATAACATTCTTGTTTGTCATTCTCTTTATCCGACTCTTGGCGTTGAAATGACTCCAAGAtagagtttttttttatatgtatatcGACTTCCACATCTGCAAATGGCATCCCAGTATTAAAAAGCAAGAATTGCTCGAACGAATTGGAAATTTCCATTCGGAACTAATTAGATATTTGCAATTCTGCTTTAGGAAGCCCATTGGAAAAATCCTACAAGAACAATtggaccaattttttttttttaacacagtcGAACCCAATTGGCCTCTGAATTGGACTCTTTGGGACCATCATggaaaaaaagttggaaaagaaATGAAACCCAGATTGGCCCTCACATCAACATAATACCGATATACTCGAAACTCATTTCGAGAAGCATGCTCATGCATGAACACACACTGTGACAATTCTCTTCGCTGACAACCAATATTCACCATTTCACTATATGAGAGAGATGTCAGGTGCTATATATGTAAGCAATAATTAATTGACAAAGTGATGCCAGTGGTTCATGAGAAATAGGTAAAATTTCAAGAGAGATATTGATGGAAAGCTGAATTGTTCTATCCAATGATCACACCAAAATACAAAGATCTTCTACTTGAAAACTAACATTATAATTCTGCTAATATTAGTATAAACTACTTTGCTGTTTCACAATATTACACATCAATTGTGTCCACTTGGGACCAATTGTCATACCATGCAACCTCCAGTGATGTCTAACTGGAACCAACTGAACTTTTCATGATGCTCAATTTGAACTAATTGGACTTTGCATGAAGCCAAATTGGAGCTTGGCCCTCCTATGATGTCTAATTGGAACCAGTTGGATCCCATTCAAAAATCCAACAGGCCTCAACAACaggccttctttattgggattgctgcagctgctgcctgATCATTTTATGGCTTTTGTAGTTACGTAAGAGGGGAAGTTACGCTTATTCATTAATCTTGTGTTGCAGCCAGTACATCACGCATGGACACATATGCTTGCAACCGGTGCCACCAGAGGACCCACTCCTTGTCATCTCTTTTTCGTCATTTCTGCACTTGGCATGGCACGGAGGACAACTGGAAGTGTGACTTGGAAGGCTGTGAAAAAACTTATAGGCTTTATAGCTCCTTCCGTAAACATGTCAGCCGTCACCACAATCATCTGTTCCTCCAGACAACCACAGCTGATGCATCCTTGGCACCCCGTGCTGACAACCTCGAAGAAACACTACAAACTTATCCCACCCAGCCTGTTGGGCAAGCAGCTGAACAGGCGTGCTTGGATGTTGATATTTTTAACACCAGTGGTCAGCGTGTTGATGTTGGCACTCCTGACAGCAGTGTTCAGTGTGCTATGGTTCTGTCTTCGTTGTTACTAAAGTGGCAAGAAGGCAGGCAGTTACCCGAGAGCACCTTGAATGAAGTTACGAATGATATGATAAACTTCATTTCAGAATTTAGAGCAGACTTCAATGCAACCACTATTACAAAACTTGAGCAGCTCAGAACAAAAACAGGCCGAGAAAACTGGTGGAAAACTTCACATACGTTTGTTCCTCCACAAACAGTATACCTTGAAGATCAAGGTACTTCTGACAGCTATGAATACATTCCAATTTTGGAAACATTAAAGGCTGTCTCAAGTGCCCATGACATTTTCCAAACAAATCGCAAACCTTCTTCAACTCTTCTACAGGATGTGTCTGATGGCATGTACTTCAAGGAGCACTGCTTGTTCAAGAATGCCAGCAATCAGAAACTTTTTGCTCTACAGCTGTACTTTGATGAATTTGAAGTCTGCAATCCCATTGGAAGCAAGCGTGGAAAACACAAAGTCTTGGCTGGATATCTAACAATTCTAAACTTGCCACCCCAATTTCGCTCGAAAGTTGACAGCAAGCACCTTGTTCTTCTTGTGAAAAATTCCACTGTAGCCAGATTCACATTGCACAGAATTGTCCAACCTTTACTTGAGGACATACAGCAGCTAGAATCCCAAGGAGTTGCGATTGATGGAGAACTCGTTAAAGGCTCTCTTCTTTATGTCTGTGGAGATAACTTGTCTAGCCATCAAATTGGCGGTTTCCGAGAATGCTTTTCATCGGGGCCAATCTGCCGTTTCTGCTTGGCAAAGAAAGAGGACATCAGTGAGAAGTGGAATGAAGAAGAGTTTATCATTCGAACACAGAAAATGCATACTCAACATATTAATCTGTTGAAGACTGATTCAAGCCTCAGCAATGTTTATGGCATCAGTGGTGAAAGCTGTCTAAGTTCACTTCAGTCATTTGATGTGACGAAAGGCCTTCCGCCTGATGTTATGCATGACCTGTTCGAAGGAGTCATTCCGTTTGCCATGAAACACATCTTGCGCCACATTATATCATGCCGTGTGTTCACTCTTGATCAGCTAAATGAGAGGCTTAGCTCATTTCCGTTGCAAGGAGGGGAGAAAAAATCACGACTACCTCCTCTGTCCTATCACTCAGTGTTTGGCACATCAGCCATAAAAGGTTCTGCTGCTGAaaagctttgtttttttcggTTCTTTTCACTGCTTGTGGGCGATGTAGTTGCAAAGGGAAATGCTGCATATGATGTGTACCTTGCATTGCGTGCAATTGTTGACATTGTACTTGCACCACAACTGTGCTGTGGTGCAGCTGCGCAATTGCAAGTCCTCATTGATGATTTTTACATTGCATTTAGAGAAACCTTTCCAAATGTAAAAATCATTCCGAAAATGCACTATATGATCCATTACCCCAGGCTTATTCTTTTGTATGGTCCTCTGTGCAAGTTGTCCTGTATGCGTTTTGAGGCAAAACATCAATTTTTCAAAACAGTTGCAAGGAAAACTCGTAACTTTAAGAACATTTGTGGAACCCTGAGCCGCCGACATCAGATGCAGTTCATGTACTCATTAACCCAACCACTAGAATCTGTGGCTACTACAGGTAGTGCAAGAATGGACATAAACTCACTACCAGACCTTTTGAAGGACAGACTGCATGAGCTTGACATGCATATGGCAGATGTGAACAGTTTGACTTCTGTCAAAGTGTGTGAAAGAAAAATCAATGTGGGTTGTATACTGCCACTCTTTGTACCAGATGATGACCTTCCACACTTTGCCCAGGTTGTGTTGATTGTGTCCTGTGACcagaaatattttcttttcagtTCAATTTTTGAAACAAAGTATTTTGACGACCACATGCATGCTTTTGTCGTGGAAAACACGGCTCACAATGTCATAGTTGAAGACACTGCACATGTGTTTTTTGACCCACTGTACCTTTACAAGGTGAGGAACACAAACTATGTCAACCCTCGCTATGCTTTCTTCACTAGTGCAGACTGACGACTTCTAACAAGAGAATAAAATAGGCAGCTCAGGTCTTGTAACCAAGTACCAGTGACAAACGAACATACAGAGCGGTGTTGCAAGTGGCTTGAACTAGCGAAGAACACTCCTCTTTGCCACATGTTCTTTTAATTCCAAATATTTTGTTGGGCCAACCAGCTTGGATTCAGATGTCACCTAATTTGGTTTGTAGTAAATCACACAACGCATAAACAAATGCAATTAGTTCAATTCAAGCAGAATGACGAAGTATACTTATTACAAAGATGACTACGCATTTTGGACAACCTTAAATCAGTTTAGTTATGCTATATTTTTCAAGCGGacaaaatgaaaacaacaaagttaGTGTCAACTGTACCCACCCAGACATCAAAGAGATGTGATAGGGGTAAGTGCCCTGAAAGTGCGCATTACAGATGAAGTTCACATTGAGAATATACATATAAGCATTACACAGCTGTGAGCAACTGTGCATGTTTTAAAGTATTTTCTTATGTTAGACTTTTGTGGTGACTTGTGCAGTTGATGAAATGGTGCTTCTACTCATTAATCTCATTAATGCATTGAAATGGATGTACAATGCATTGTATTGCATTTTACAGCAAAAAAGGTGCCAAATAAAAGGCATTACTGAAGTGCAACATGAGCATATTTGGTTGCTTTCATTTGTCAACTATGTTCTGTAATTGCAGTGCTTTTACTCAGCAGGATGCATTGAAGAACTAATTCATGCGTATTCATAACAATGCTTAGTGCAAACAGGAAGACACAAAGAGAAAGGACAATTGGCAATACTGTCAACCAACATCTTCAGTACATCACACTTCTATACTTACTTCTAAAAGTTTTTATAAGCTTCCTTAATCTTTGTAAGTAGGTATAGAAGTGTGCTAGACATAAAAATACATTCCATACATAAAAAGCATCAGTGGAGAAACTGCAATTACATCGCAAAGATCGAGGGAGTGATATCAAACAGAAGTTTCTAGTAAACAAAATGCAATGTTGTGCAGAACAACAGCAGCAATAAATCATAGTTTTAACTGGCACCTTTATTATGTCACGGTTCTAGTTACAGGAACCCAGACATAAGAAGCGCAAGCATATTCTGATCAAAGTAATCTACAAAAAACGCTACAGGCAATTATTGGGCAGGAGTACCCTGGATCCATATCGATGTACCTTTGAGTCAAGCTTGCCAGGTGCACATCTTGCAATGCCCTGTTAGGTGCCAGGTCGTTTGTGTCAGTAAAGACTGCTCAGATGCTCCTCCAGGTgctcattaatgcagcggccagTCTGGCCAAAGTATATGTTGCGACATGATGAGGGAATTTTATAGGCTACTCCAACAGCACAGTCTACAAACTCGGCATGCTACTTTTTGCAATGCAGTTTCTTAATCCTTCGTGACACACTGCTACAGAACCTCGACAGCTTGAGAGGTGAAGAGAAATTAGGTGCTACATGGTGCCTGATTGCCATGTTCTTCCACTTATAAACTATCCAATAATGGTGCTGTTTCTCAGCACATTTATGTCCTATTCTTTGTGTTTATTAGAATATACCATATAGGGTTTTCAAGCGGTGGTTTGTTACCATGGGCATATACCAGCTGTAAAAGCCAAATTTCACAGTGGAGCTGTTTACTAAGAGTTCCACAAAGGTTTTCGTATGGTGGCATGCAGTCACATTGCCAATATCAACTTGTAAGGGCAACAAAACATGGTGTGGAACTCCCAATTTGCTTTGGAATGGAATGATCAATTGCTATGAAGAAAAGTTACCATGCGTATATctcattcaaaaagaaaacaaattatttGCTCATATATTTAACTAGTAtttcataatttttgttctttgcatTGTGTAATTTTGGCTTTGTGGTGGATGACACCAAGAAGTTTGTAATAAGAAAGCAAGAAGCTGTTAATGCAATGCAGGCTACATGACTAACAACAACTAGGCACAGCCTCTTTCTATTGaaacctgaattgagactgtcattaacaaaagccagccaagactccACTTATAGGCGgcagcaactgctcttgcattcaagcatagttgtggcttgctgtacttaatgatggctttcacgcaagctgtgtgtgagtgagcccatggctgaccgttcctaatgacggctcccatgcaagaattgctgtgttgctgtaatgcaggctgcatggaagccatcactaacaacaacaagccacagcctctctctatcacaacctgaattgagactgtcattaacaaaagccagccaagactgcacttacaggtggaagcaactgctcttgcgttcgagcatagttgtggctggcttttcttatTGATGGCTTTTAtgcaggctgtgtttgagtgagcccgtggctgaccgttgttagtggctgctcccattcaagaagtgctgtgttgctgtaacgcaggctgcatggaagccatcactaacaacaacgagccacagcctctctctatcgcaACCTTAATTGAggctgtcattaacaaaagccagtcaagactgcacttataggcggaagcaactgctcttgcattcgagcatagttgtggctggctgtacttaatgatggctttcacgcaaGCCGTGTGTGAGTGAGCCCATGGCTGAACCTTCCTAATGACGGCTCCCAtgcaagaagtgctgtgttgctgtaatgcaggctgcatggaagccatcactaacaacaagccacagcctctctctatcacaacctgaattgagactgtcattaacaaaagccagccaagactgcacttataggtggaagcaactgctcttgcattcgagcatagttgtggctggcttttcttaatgatggcttttacgcaggctgtgtttgagtgagcccgtggctgaccgttgttactggctgctcccattcaagaagagctgttttgctgtaatgcaggctgcgtggaagccaccattcaagaagtgctgttttgctgtaatgcaggctgcgtggaagccatcactaacaacaacgagccacagcctctctctatcacaacctgaattgagactgtcattaacaaaagccagccaagactgcacttataggcagatgcaactgctcttgcattcgagcatagttgtggctggcttttcttaatgatggctttcacgcaaGCTGTGTGTGAGCGAGCCCATGGCTGAACCTTCCTAATGACGGCTCCCAtgcaagaagtgctgtgttgctgtaatgcaggctgcatggaagccatcactaacaacaagccacagcctctctctatcacaacctgaattgagactgtcattaacaaaagccagccaagactgcacttataggtggaagcaactgctcttgcattcgagcatagttgtggctggcttttcttaatgatggcttttacgcaggctgtgtttgagtgagcttgtggctgaccgttgttagtggctgctcccattcaagaagtgctgttttgctgtaatgcaggctgtgTGGAAGCcaccattcaagaagtgctgttttgctgtaatgcaggctgcgtggaagccatcactaacaacaacgagccacagcctctctctatcacaacctgaattgagactgtcattaacaaaagccagccaagactgcacttataggcagatgcaactgctcttgcatttgaACAttgttgtggctggcttttcttaatgatggcttttacgcaggctgtgtttgagtgagcccgtggctgaccattgttagtggctgctcccatgcaagaagtgctgtgttgctgtaatgcaggctgcatggaagccatcactaacaacaagccacagcctctctctatcacaacctgaattgagactgtcattaacaaaagccagccaagactgcacttatacgcggaagcaactgctcttgcatttgagcatagttgtggctggcttttcttaatgatggcttttacgcaggctgtgtttgagtgagcccgtggctgaccattgttagtggctgctcccattcgagaagtgctgtgttgctgtaacgcAGGCTGCGTGGGAGCTATCACTAACAACAATGAGCCACAGCCTCTTTCtgtcacaacctgaattgagagtgtcattaacaaaagccagccaagaccaCTTATAGGCGGAAGCAAGCAACTGCTATTGCATTCGAGGATAGTTGTGGCTGGCTATTCTTAATAATGGCTTTCACGCAGGCTGTGTTCAAATGAGCCCAtggctgaccgttgttagtgACAGCTCCTACattctgaaagtagtaggactcagttttttttttattcatgagaaTAGTACAAACGATTAGAATTTTTAAATGTAGCACGCTTCCGCGTCTACACACT encodes:
- the LOC139057745 gene encoding uncharacterized protein, with the translated sequence MEASTSRMDTYACNRCHQRTHSLSSLFRHFCTWHGTEDNWKCDLEGCEKTYRLYSSFRKHVSRHHNHLFLQTTTADASLAPRADNLEETLQTYPTQPVGQAAEQACLDVDIFNTSGQRVDVGTPDSSVQCAMVLSSLLLKWQEGRQLPESTLNEVTNDMINFISEFRADFNATTITKLEQLRTKTGRENWWKTSHTFVPPQTVYLEDQGTSDSYEYIPILETLKAVSSAHDIFQTNRKPSSTLLQDVSDGMYFKEHCLFKNASNQKLFALQLYFDEFEVCNPIGSKRGKHKVLAGYLTILNLPPQFRSKVDSKHLVLLAVFE